The DNA region TTATTTCCCGCCCCTATATACCCATTAGCCCGGAAGAAGCCAAGAAGATGCTCGCCAGCGAAGAAAACGTCGTGTTGCTCGATGTGCGGACCCGCCAGGAACACGATGACCAGCATATTCCAGGAAGTACTCTTATTCCTCTCGACCAACTCGGTAACCTAATTACAGATGAGATACCCGACCGGGACACAGCAATCATACTCTACTGCCGGAGTGGAAGGCGGAGCAAGGAAGCGGCGGCTATTTTAGCCCGCTTGGGATATACCCGGATCTACGATTTAGGTGGAATAATCGACTGGCCGTTTGAAGTGGCAAAATCATACTGACCGGTTTTCCTCAGATTTTTAACCGGTAGCTGATGTCATGGATAGATTTAATCAAAATCCGGGTGTTTATTCAGCCGTGGGGAGAGAGGTTTTGAGTGTATTTATCTTATTACAAGACTCACCGGTCTTTCACGAAAAATTGCCAAACGAAAATACAAAGGGACTGCGGCTGATCGTTTCCACTAATCCGCCACCACAACCACATACTTATTCGGTTACTCTCCCCGGATTCCCGGCTACTCTTTCACGGTTCTCATCGTCAACCCCCGTACTAGCCAGACCTCCCCGCAGGAGAGCCTTGTCTGGCCGAGGAGACAGAGGACGCCGTTTTGCCAACACAACGGGCTCATCATCCGTGAATCCTTTAAGTCGGGGCGACCCGCTCTTCCGATACCATCTATCCGGCTTCGTACGGTTTTCCGATATCAGCGGGTGGTCGTGAACGGCCCATCACGCCGGCCAAGACCGCGATCGTGACCAGATAGGGGATCATCTGCATGAACTGCACGGGCACGCCTAACCCTTGTAGCCTGATCTGAAGCGCATCGGCAAACCCGAATACAAGTCCGGCCGCCAAGGTGCGGTACGGGCGCCAGTTGCCGAAGATCATCACCGCCAGCGCGATGAACCCCCGCCCACCGGTCATCCCCCACGAGAACATAGCGAGATGGCCCAATGCAAGATGGACACCGGCTAAACCAGACAAGATCCCGCTGATAACCACACAGATGTAGCGCGTCTGCTGGACCGGTACCCCCGCGGTCGCCGCCGCCCGGGCGAACTCGCCAACCGCGCGTACCCGCAACCCCCATTTCGTCTTGAACAGGACGATCTGGGCAACGACAACGATCGCTACCATCAAGAACACGGTCGGTGCGTGCGGCCCCAAGATTTCGCTAATCACCGGGATCTCCCGGATGAGCGGGATCTCCCAACGGGGTAACCCAGCGACCTCATCAGAGGCTCCCCGCGAACCCCAGGTAATGGCGGACAGGTACGGGGTGAGCCCTAAAGCGAGGACATTGATCCCCAGCGCGCTCACGATCTGATTGGCGCTGTATTTGATTGCCAGGAGGGCATGGATTGCACCCGCTACCCCGCCGGCGGCCACCCCACCCACCATTCCCCACCAAGGAGAACCGGTCCAATAACTGGCCAATACGCCGAAGAAGGCACCGAAGAGCATCATGCCTTCCATGCCGATATTGGTTACTCCAGATCGCTCGGTGAACACCCCACCGATTGCGGTCAAGATCAGCGGGGTCGCCATCCGTATCGTCGCGGCGAGCAGAGCAAGGTTAAGAATATCCCAGATTGCGCCCATCTCGTCTATTTCCTTTTCCGAATGAACTTCAGCAATTTCGGAGCAGCGATGAACAGAATGACCATCGCCTGCAGGACAACCGCAATATCGAGCGGCACATCGGTCGTTCGATCAATCGCTATCCCTCCGACACGCAGCGCTCCGAACAGGAGCGCAGAGAGGACGATGCCGATCGGGTGCAGTCTGCCCAGCAGGCCGACCGCGATCCCGTCCCAACCATAGCCAGGGGAAAATCCGTCGATGAACCGATGGAAGACACCAAGGACCTCCCCCGCCCCGCCGAGCCCGGCGAGGCCTCCGCTCAGGAGGAGAGACAGAATGATCGAATATGTGATAGGCACTCCGCCAGCCTCCGCCGCGGTCGGATTCAATCCGGCTGCCCTTATTCCATAACCGAGCGATGTTTTCCACAGGAACAGGTAGACGGCAAAGGCACAGAACAGGGCTATGAATAACGCGGTCGAAAGCTGTGTCGGCGGCATGATCCTCGCCAATTGTACCGTGGAAGCGATCCTCTCGGTGTGGGGTATCAATCCGGGCGCCTTGAACGGGCCGAACACGAAATAACGGGTCAACAAGATCCCCACATGAGCGAGCATCATCGTCGTTACCACCTCGTGTACCCCGCGCTTCGCCCTGAGGACACCGGGGATCAGCGCCCAGAGAACACCGGCCAGAGCGGCCGCGGCAAAGGCGAGGGGAATATGGACGAAGGGTGGCATCGCCGGCAAGGCAAACCCGACCCACGCGGCGGCAAACGCACCAACCTGGAGCTGCCCTTCGGCACCGATGTTGAACAGACCACACTGGAAGGCGATTGAGAACGCGAGCCCGGTGAAGACCAGGGGGGTAGCGCGGGTGAGGGTCGTCCCGATCGCGTTTCTGGTTCCGAACGCACCGTGGAAGAGGCGATAGAAGGTGTCCCCGATCGGATGGCCGGTTACCCACAATACGATCGCTCCAACCATGAAAGCGGCGCATACAGCCACAATCTCCGGCAGGATCGAGCGCAGCGGCGCGATCACTTTCGCAAGCAAGTTCGATCTCCAGCTCTCGACCGCTACGGGACGCTCGACCGGCTGCGCTTGGCTGTTGTCGCTCATCCTCTCCCTCCCGCCATCAGCATACCCAGCTCCTGTCGGCTCGGGCTGTCGCTCGTCTCACTGAGCTTACCCTTGTGGATTACCAGGACGCGGTCGCTGATCGCCATCACTTCCTCCAGGTCGGCGGAGACAAGGAGAACAGCAGCCCCCTGATCGGAGAGATCGATCAGTTTCTGATGGACATAGCACATCGCCTGCACGTCCAATCCGCGGGTCGGCTGAGCGGCAACGACGAGCGATGGCTCCTTCCCATGCCCATAGATGCGCGCTACAACGAGCCGCTGCTGGTTCCCACCGGAGAGGGAACTGACCAGCGTATCCCGGCTCGGCGTCTGAACCTGAAACTCCTCGATCTGCCGGTCAGCGAACGTCCTGATCAAGCGCTCCCGCAATAGGGAGAATCTCCCCTTGAACGGGGGGCGGTCATGGTCATCCAGGATCAGGTTCTCCTTCACTGAAAAACCCTGGACTATCCCCCGTTTGTGTCTATCCTCAGGGATGTGCCTGATTTCGTGATCAAGCGCGGTACGGGGGGACATCCCGGTAAGGTCGGCACCACGCAAAAAAATCTTGCCCCCGGTCGGCTTACGCAGCCCGGTGAGAACCTCCACCAGCTCCGTCTGCCCGTTTCCCTCCACTCCGGCGATCCCAAGGATCTCGCCTGCCCGCAGTTCGAAGCTCACTCCATCAAACGCGCATTGCCCGCATTCGCCATCTGCGGTCAGGCACTGCACCCGTAAGACCGGTTCCCCAATCTTTGCCTGCCCGGTGCGGGTCGCCGGGATCACCGCCGACCCGACCATCATCTCCGCCAGCTCGGATTCGCTGGTCGAAGCGGCGGTGACCGTGCCAACAAGCTTCCCTCGGCGCAGAACGGTCATTCGATCGCAGATTGCCATGATCTCTTTCAGCTTGTGGGCAATAAAGATGATCGTCTTCCCCTGGTTACGCAGCGTGCGCATCGTGGTGAACAGGTCCTCAGTCTCCTGCGGGGTGAGAACAGCGGTCGGTTCATCGAGGATCAGGATCTCCACCCGGCGGTAGAGAGTCTTCAGGATCTCCACCCGTTGCCGCGCTCCGACCGCCAGACGTTCGACCATCTCTGTCGGGTCAACCTGCAACTTTGCCTCTGCGGCGAATTGCGCCACCCGTCTTTCGATCTCTTTGCGCTTCAAGAAAAACCCGTCTGGTTCGAACCCAAGAACAACGTTTTCCGCGACGGTCATATTGGAGATGAGCATGAAGTGCTGATGCACCATGCCGATCTTGAGGGCAATCGCCTCAGTCGGGCTGGCGATGGATACCAGCCGACCGTGGATCAGCACCTCTCCGGATGTGGGCCGGCATAGCCCGTACAAGATACTCATCAGCACGCTCTTGCCGGCACCGTTCTCCCCGAGCAGTCCGTGGATTTCCCCTTGGGCAACGGAAAAATTCACCCGATCATTAGCCAATATTCCAGGGAAGCGCCTGGTGATCTGTACCATCTCAACTGCCGGCGCTGGTTTATCTTTATCTATTACCATCGGGTATTGAATTCTCCACTAAGGCATATTGGCTTATTGTTTAATAGAAGCACTTAGTAGAAGCACTTAAAGACGGGGCGGTCCATCAACCGCCCCGTTATATTTTGCGGTAAACATGGTTAGATATCATCCTCATCAGGGACGATAATCAGGCCATCGATGATCTTCTGCCGCGCACCGATCACCTGCGCCCGCACTGTTTCCGGTAAGTATACCGTGCTTACTCGCTCAACATCCGGCACCAAGAAACATATTCCGGCCACCTGCTCAATGAGACCAAATTCATGTATCCCCTGTTCGAATCTGCCTTCCAGCGCAGCGCGCGTCTTCCAGTAGGCCGCAGTTTCGAGCCCTTTGATCGAGCTGGCGACAATGTGCGCAGGCGCTATATGGGCCTGATCGACATCGACTCCGATAGCGAGTTTATCGAGCGCTACCGCAGCTTCAAAGACTCCCAAATTCGTCTTGCCGGCTGGAGCGAAAATAATATCGACTCCGGCTGCGTACTGGGCCAAGGCATGTTCTTTGCCAGCTGCCGGGTCGCCGAACGATCCTACGTAGGTTACATCAACGACAGCAGCGGGGTTGACCCAAGACACCCCGGCTTGAAAACCGGATTGGAAGCGGCGGATGATCGGCACATCCATCCCGCCGACAAATCCAACTCGGCCGGTTTCGGTCATCATCCCGGCAACTACCCCGGTAAGGAAGGAACCCTCATTCTCGCGGAAAATCAATGAGGCAACGTTTGGCTCGTCAACCACTGCATCCAGGATGATGAACTTCTGCTCGGGAAATTCCGGCGCTACTATGGCAAGCGCGTCCCTTTGCAGGAACCCGACAGCAAAGATGACTTTGTAATCGCCGGTTAGAGCATATTCACGCAGTAACATCTCAAAGTCTGCGATCGCCAGCGGCTCGACATAGTCAAGGGGCACACCCAGCGCTTCCACAGCCTTACGGAATCCGGCAAAAGTAAAGTCGTTGAACGACTTATCGCCAAGGCCACCGATTGATAATACGATTGCAGCCCGATCTCTCGCCGCATAGGCGGTGAATCCGGTCATCGTTACCAGCAGCAAGCTGACTATTAACAGCGTAATGACTAAACTTTTCCTCTTCATTCTCAACAGCCTCCTGTTAAAATTGGAAAGATTGCTCTCTTCCACTGTAAGACATCTTCCACCACCATACACGATAGTGATATTGTTTTTAAAGTAACGCTCCCCCCTCGCTTTTGCCGCTCGTTCTGCTCGTACGCCTTTGCTTGAGAGCGGGACAGCCCCTCGCCACCCGGTCGTGGTTCACTTCAACATGGTTAGATATCATCCTCCTCAGGGACGATAATCAGAACATCAATAATCATCCGCCAGGCACCGATCACCATCGCCCCTGCACCGCCTCCCACAAGGGGACTGTGCTTGTGCGCACGTGGTCGACCATCAGGAAGCATATTCCGGCCACACCCCCGGCTTAAACTCCCCGTGGAGTGCGTCTAATACCGTGTGGCAGGCGGCGTTGTCGATTATGATCATGCTATGAGATACGCAGGGTGAGAGGAGCCTGATCGACTTCGACACCAATGACGATCCTACCAAACTCTACCGCGGCATTGAAAACACCGCGGTTTGTCTTGCCGACCAGCGCGAAGATGGTATTCATTCCGCGAACGTAATGAGCGAGCGCATACTCCTTATCGCCAGCGGGATCACGGAACGACTCTACATAGCTCACTTCGACCGTGACATCAAGGTTGGGTCTATATCGCTCCGGCCAGGCACCCGGCCTGGAACCGACAGATGATCGATCCATCTGTCCCCCCGACAAAACCAACCCACCCGGTCCCGGTCATCATCCCGGCGACAATATCGACGAGGAAAGATCCCTGTTTCTTACAGAAGATGAGCGAGGTGATATTCGGCTCAAGACCACTGCGTCCGTGACGACGAACCTCTGATTGGGGAACTCCCGCCTCACAACGGCAAGAGCTTCCCTCTACAGGAACTCTATGGTGAGAAACACCATCTACTATCCGGTGACGGCCATATCTCGTAAAAGTCCTTCAAAAACCACCCGGCCCTCCCCTCGGCGGAGGCAACGAACCCGACCAGCAACAAAAGGACACCGATCACGAGCGTGCTATCTGC from Atribacteraceae bacterium includes:
- a CDS encoding rhodanese-like domain-containing protein — its product is MVGPRDVGTEKTKRSDKKRALLLRLMPMLVSLALIMIILFMFTGRQQTWTSEGDGLVDLISRPYIPISPEEAKKMLASEENVVLLDVRTRQEHDDQHIPGSTLIPLDQLGNLITDEIPDRDTAIILYCRSGRRSKEAAAILARLGYTRIYDLGGIIDWPFEVAKSY
- a CDS encoding ABC transporter permease; this translates as MGAIWDILNLALLAATIRMATPLILTAIGGVFTERSGVTNIGMEGMMLFGAFFGVLASYWTGSPWWGMVGGVAAGGVAGAIHALLAIKYSANQIVSALGINVLALGLTPYLSAITWGSRGASDEVAGLPRWEIPLIREIPVISEILGPHAPTVFLMVAIVVVAQIVLFKTKWGLRVRAVGEFARAAATAGVPVQQTRYICVVISGILSGLAGVHLALGHLAMFSWGMTGGRGFIALAVMIFGNWRPYRTLAAGLVFGFADALQIRLQGLGVPVQFMQMIPYLVTIAVLAGVMGRSRPPADIGKPYEAG
- a CDS encoding ABC transporter permease — protein: MLAKVIAPLRSILPEIVAVCAAFMVGAIVLWVTGHPIGDTFYRLFHGAFGTRNAIGTTLTRATPLVFTGLAFSIAFQCGLFNIGAEGQLQVGAFAAAWVGFALPAMPPFVHIPLAFAAAALAGVLWALIPGVLRAKRGVHEVVTTMMLAHVGILLTRYFVFGPFKAPGLIPHTERIASTVQLARIMPPTQLSTALFIALFCAFAVYLFLWKTSLGYGIRAAGLNPTAAEAGGVPITYSIILSLLLSGGLAGLGGAGEVLGVFHRFIDGFSPGYGWDGIAVGLLGRLHPIGIVLSALLFGALRVGGIAIDRTTDVPLDIAVVLQAMVILFIAAPKLLKFIRKRK
- a CDS encoding ABC transporter ATP-binding protein; the encoded protein is MVIDKDKPAPAVEMVQITRRFPGILANDRVNFSVAQGEIHGLLGENGAGKSVLMSILYGLCRPTSGEVLIHGRLVSIASPTEAIALKIGMVHQHFMLISNMTVAENVVLGFEPDGFFLKRKEIERRVAQFAAEAKLQVDPTEMVERLAVGARQRVEILKTLYRRVEILILDEPTAVLTPQETEDLFTTMRTLRNQGKTIIFIAHKLKEIMAICDRMTVLRRGKLVGTVTAASTSESELAEMMVGSAVIPATRTGQAKIGEPVLRVQCLTADGECGQCAFDGVSFELRAGEILGIAGVEGNGQTELVEVLTGLRKPTGGKIFLRGADLTGMSPRTALDHEIRHIPEDRHKRGIVQGFSVKENLILDDHDRPPFKGRFSLLRERLIRTFADRQIEEFQVQTPSRDTLVSSLSGGNQQRLVVARIYGHGKEPSLVVAAQPTRGLDVQAMCYVHQKLIDLSDQGAAVLLVSADLEEVMAISDRVLVIHKGKLSETSDSPSRQELGMLMAGGRG
- a CDS encoding BMP family ABC transporter substrate-binding protein — translated: MKRKSLVITLLIVSLLLVTMTGFTAYAARDRAAIVLSIGGLGDKSFNDFTFAGFRKAVEALGVPLDYVEPLAIADFEMLLREYALTGDYKVIFAVGFLQRDALAIVAPEFPEQKFIILDAVVDEPNVASLIFRENEGSFLTGVVAGMMTETGRVGFVGGMDVPIIRRFQSGFQAGVSWVNPAAVVDVTYVGSFGDPAAGKEHALAQYAAGVDIIFAPAGKTNLGVFEAAVALDKLAIGVDVDQAHIAPAHIVASSIKGLETAAYWKTRAALEGRFEQGIHEFGLIEQVAGICFLVPDVERVSTVYLPETVRAQVIGARQKIIDGLIIVPDEDDI
- a CDS encoding BMP family ABC transporter substrate-binding protein, whose protein sequence is MDRSSVGSRPGAWPERYRPNLDVTVEVSYVESFRDPAGDKEYALAHYVRGMNTIFALVGKTNRGVFNAAVEFGRIVIGVEVDQAPLTLRIS